The proteins below come from a single Halothiobacillus neapolitanus c2 genomic window:
- a CDS encoding sulfite exporter TauE/SafE family protein — protein MIEYSVFILLGIFSGLIAGLLGIGGGLIVVPVLLFLFPLIGLGDSPHLVHLAIGTSLATILFSSMASIYTHHKNKGVLWDVFIRIAPGIVIGSILGSTIAHLLPGEILKKVFGVLEILIALQMAFGRNPAPTRTLPSGVPLSFFGVSVGAVGTIMGMGGGALTTPFFMWCNVAARNAMATSAAIGLPNALAGAIGYIVTGWGQPDLPSWSIGYIYLPALLGIVIPSLFFAPIGATLTHRLPAKLLKRFFAIMLVLLGLNMLIH, from the coding sequence TTGATTGAATACAGCGTTTTTATTTTGCTTGGTATTTTTTCTGGGCTGATTGCCGGGCTCCTCGGCATCGGAGGCGGGCTGATCGTGGTGCCCGTACTGCTTTTTTTGTTTCCTCTGATTGGTCTGGGCGACAGCCCGCATTTGGTGCATTTGGCGATTGGCACATCATTGGCGACCATCCTGTTCTCATCGATGGCTTCCATTTATACCCACCACAAAAATAAGGGCGTCCTTTGGGATGTGTTTATCCGCATCGCGCCCGGCATTGTGATTGGTTCGATTTTGGGTTCCACCATCGCCCATCTTTTGCCCGGAGAAATTCTCAAGAAGGTGTTTGGTGTTCTTGAAATTCTGATTGCCCTTCAGATGGCTTTTGGCCGAAATCCAGCGCCGACACGGACGCTACCCTCCGGTGTGCCCTTAAGTTTTTTTGGGGTTTCTGTCGGTGCGGTTGGCACGATCATGGGTATGGGCGGCGGCGCACTGACGACGCCTTTTTTCATGTGGTGTAATGTTGCCGCGCGCAACGCAATGGCAACCAGTGCGGCCATTGGTTTGCCCAATGCGCTCGCAGGCGCTATCGGTTACATTGTAACGGGATGGGGCCAACCGGATTTACCGAGCTGGTCCATTGGTTATATTTATCTGCCTGCACTGTTGGGCATTGTGATTCCCAGCCTCTTTTTTGCACCGATTGGCGCCACTTTGACGCACCGGCTGCCCGCCAAATTACTCAAACGCTTTTTTGCCATTATGCTCGTCCTACTCGGTCTGAACATGTTGATACACTAA
- a CDS encoding YfhL family 4Fe-4S dicluster ferredoxin, which translates to MSLLITDECINCDVCEPECPNGAISQGPEIYVIDPNLCTECVGHYDTPQCVEVCPVDCIPLDPDNRETHDELLAKYHLIND; encoded by the coding sequence ATGTCCCTGTTGATTACCGATGAATGCATCAACTGCGATGTATGCGAGCCGGAATGCCCGAATGGTGCCATTTCGCAAGGCCCGGAGATCTATGTGATTGATCCGAACCTATGCACGGAATGTGTGGGCCACTACGATACGCCACAGTGCGTTGAAGTGTGCCCGGTGGACTGCATTCCACTCGATCCGGACAACCGCGAAACCCATGACGAATTGCTGGCCAAGTACCATTTGATCAACGATTGA
- a CDS encoding SgcJ/EcaC family oxidoreductase has protein sequence MIKPNPIRVSGTRFLNDDSEGHERVSLSASFRGKGHAITGETRTNSTEAIDAVAGERSLAVCAPATRKLAEELFNRWNNALKSLDARRVAECYADDAVLLPTVSNIPRTNRDEITDYFVHFLEKKPVGFITHRTVRLGCNKITDAGTYTFRVELADGSTADVPARYTFVYENHHGQWLISHHHSSAMPS, from the coding sequence TTGATTAAGCCTAACCCCATTCGCGTCAGCGGAACGCGTTTTTTAAATGACGATTCGGAAGGACATGAGCGTGTAAGTCTCAGCGCTTCGTTTCGGGGTAAAGGACATGCCATCACAGGTGAAACAAGAACCAACTCAACCGAGGCGATTGATGCAGTTGCAGGTGAGCGATCGCTTGCAGTGTGTGCTCCTGCAACGCGCAAATTGGCGGAGGAGTTGTTTAATCGTTGGAACAACGCACTGAAGTCGCTAGACGCTCGTCGGGTCGCAGAATGCTATGCAGACGACGCGGTTTTGTTGCCCACGGTGTCGAATATTCCACGGACAAATCGTGATGAAATCACCGACTATTTCGTTCATTTTTTGGAGAAAAAACCGGTTGGCTTTATCACCCACCGCACCGTACGGCTGGGCTGCAACAAAATAACCGATGCGGGAACGTATACTTTTCGAGTCGAGTTGGCTGATGGCTCAACTGCGGATGTGCCTGCGCGTTACACCTTTGTGTACGAGAATCATCATGGGCAGTGGCTCATCTCGCATCATCACTCATCGGCTATGCCAAGTTGA
- a CDS encoding acyl carrier protein: protein MSEAADSVIFDDVRQTVISTLGLDVQSARLTADSPLLGALPELDSMGVVLLLTALEDHFDLVLSDDEIDSAWFETLGTLTLAIESRLPY, encoded by the coding sequence ATGAGTGAAGCGGCTGATTCAGTTATCTTTGACGATGTTCGTCAGACGGTGATTTCCACTCTGGGGCTGGATGTTCAGTCGGCACGGCTAACGGCGGATTCTCCATTGCTCGGCGCCTTGCCCGAGCTCGATTCCATGGGGGTGGTTCTGCTGCTCACGGCGCTTGAAGATCATTTTGATCTTGTCCTTTCAGATGATGAAATCGACTCGGCTTGGTTTGAGACTTTGGGTACATTGACGCTGGCGATCGAATCGCGTCTGCCATACTGA
- the coaD gene encoding pantetheine-phosphate adenylyltransferase: MKRAIYPGTFDPITFGHIDVARRAAHLYDEVIVAVAAASTKTPLFNLDQRCELALKALECYPNIRVEPFGGLLVDFARQSQSCSIVRGLRAVSDFESEIQMAAVNRRLAPEIETVFLSPTEELGFVSSSIVRELARLGGNVASFVPLHVVDALKEIITHEQATKAGANMLNSPH; the protein is encoded by the coding sequence ATGAAACGCGCCATTTACCCCGGTACCTTTGATCCCATTACCTTCGGCCACATTGATGTCGCAAGGCGGGCAGCCCACCTCTATGATGAGGTCATCGTGGCAGTCGCTGCCGCATCAACCAAAACACCTTTATTCAATCTTGATCAACGATGCGAGCTAGCCCTGAAGGCACTTGAATGCTATCCCAATATTCGTGTCGAGCCGTTTGGTGGCTTGCTCGTTGATTTTGCCCGTCAATCTCAATCCTGCTCGATTGTACGGGGATTGCGTGCCGTGTCTGATTTCGAGTCCGAGATCCAGATGGCGGCCGTCAACCGTCGACTGGCGCCGGAAATCGAAACGGTTTTCCTTTCCCCCACCGAGGAACTGGGCTTCGTTTCGTCCAGTATCGTGCGTGAACTGGCCCGTCTGGGCGGAAACGTCGCCAGTTTCGTGCCATTGCACGTGGTGGATGCGTTAAAAGAAATCATCACGCATGAACAGGCCACAAAAGCCGGGGCAAACATGCTAAATTCACCCCACTGA